The Lolium perenne isolate Kyuss_39 chromosome 6, Kyuss_2.0, whole genome shotgun sequence genome segment tttttttttttttaatgctGATGGTGAATAACCTTTTGAAGGTTGTGATGCTTGGTTTGGATGCTGCTGGCAAAACAACAATACTGTATAGGCTGCACATGGGGGAGGTTCTTTCGACAGTCCCAACAGTAGGTAGGAGACTGGCATATCATACTATTGTTTCTATATTTGTTTATGTCGGGCGTTGCCCTCAGTTTCCCATTCATTGGTCTTATGTCTAATTCTTCCGGATATGATTTTTCCTCTGCAGGTTTTAACGTCGAGAAGGTTCAGTACAAAAATGTGGCATTTACAGTCTGGGATGTTGGTGGACAAGAAAAGCTCAGACCATTATGGAAGATGTACCTCAGCAATTCCGATGCATTGGTAATAATGACAAAAATATCAAAATTTAGCATTTCATTTTACCAGTTTAGCTGTGCTTTAGTACCCACAATATTAAATCATTGCTTTATCTCATGTGTTCCAACTGCAGCCTCAAATCTTAGGACTTCTTAATTTTTttggatatgttgtttcatttccTATTCTGTTAGCTGTTGGCTGAGTAGATTGATGTGCATTATATACCTGAAGATCATTTAGACTTCTTGATCAGCATAGCTGTTTAGCTGATTCATTGCTGATTGAGTTCATTGACAGTTTGAATTGCTGCATGGATCATATACAAATCTTTCACTGCCAATGCTAAGGATGTGTTTCCACTTTTGATTTGGTGTAGATCTACGTTGTTGATTCTTTGGACAGAGAAAGGATAGGAGATGCCCGACAAGAATTCCAGGTAACATATTTCATACTATCTTTGTAGTTATAGGACTTCCAATTGCCTTAAACTACATTTGTCGAGAACGTGAGATCATGCTAACTTGCATTCCCTTACCACTTTCAGACCATTATCAAGGACCCTTTGATGGCAAACAGCATAATCTTAATATTAGCAAACAAACAGGACTTGGTAAGTTAAATTAACTGCTACAGTGCTACTGCATAATTTCCTACCTGTTCATGACAACCTTATTTTTTGCCTGCGTTGCCATACATATCTTGATAAGGATAGCTGTTTTTCATAATCTTAATAATTGCCCTCCGATTAGAAGCATGTTAGCTGTTTAGCATAATCTTAATAATTGCCGTCCGATTAGAATCATGTTATCACAAACAAAAAATCTTTACCAGCATGTCTGTTTGGGCATCAAATTTTATGTTGATTATCGACATAATCAGATATGACCTTTCAGCCTGCATATATTAGAGAATGCACGTGGATGCTTACTTTCAGCCAATCTAGACTCACTATGTTttccatcttcacatagagaggttcGATGAGCCCGGAGGAGGTGAGCGAAGGAATGGGCCTGCATGATCTCAAGAACAGAATATGGCATATACAGGGGACGTGTGCACTCCGTGGCGAGGGCCTCTATGACGGTCTGGACTGGCTCGCGTCCACCCTGAAGCAGTTGCAGGAGACGGGCCATGCTACTTCAGTCGCTGGACCTTCAATCTAACTTTCACCGACAGAAAGGTCCTACACGATTCCAAACCTACATCGATTCCATTTAACTCCTACCCTTATAACATCAATAATAATTGTGTTAGTTTGTTTGTTAACATCAATCATGCCTAAAGTATTATTGCCTTACCCACTGACCAATTTGGTCGCATTTTTTCTGCTCAAGTCTGAAACTGGTGTTCTGTTTGCACAGTGACCTCGCAACGACAGTCATGCCCATCTACCGATCTGTTCATCCCACAAGAATATGATCCACATCACGCTTTATATTCCCGTGTGGCGGGTTGTCGCACAGGACGACACTCATCTGATAGGAACTTGCAGTGTATCCTCTTCGTCCtaggatgcttgctgtatgaatgGGTGAATGATAAACAACACCTGTTATGGTTGTATGTGTGTATACTTGAGGGGGAGCCACTTGTGTACGCGATTGCTTTCTGCCATTCCTAttgatgaaaagaaagaaaaagcttaCGACTGTATGACTGTCTGTACGTGGTGAACTGAACGCTCTGGCTGTATGATCACTCATGAGTCATGCCTTCACAGATGCTTTGTGTTGATGTTCAGTGCTAAGAGACAAATAAAGAGAGTCTGAATAATAAGCTGTTAAACATGAAAGGTGTACATTTAGAAGACGTTGAAGCCAAACTAATGGAATTTGCTGCTTGAGCTTGATGCAGTTGCAGAATGAACATTGACTGCGTTAATAATAACTAGGAGGACAAAATTGGACTCTTTTTTTTGCAAGGGACTTATGTAACCATCAAGACAAACAAGAGACAGAAATTATTTGTGTGCGAGAGAAAAGAGAGGAAAAAACAAAATAGATAGCATAACGTGGCTGCAAAACAAATTGTTGACATCTTTTAGAGAcagagagaaaattaaaaaataagTACGACGCCTGAGAGATTCGAACTCTCGCGGGGAAACCCCATGTACTTAGCAGGCACACGCCTTAACCACTCGGCCAAAGCGTCGGTTGTTGGAAGCTGAGGCCAGAAACGTTACTTATCCTAGTTCCTTTCCTCTTGGAGAGTGCTCCTACCATCCGCAGTCAGAGCATGCTAGACCGGTCAGGCCCGTGAAGATACAGAATGATAAAAGGGAGGGAATATTCACGAAAACATCAAATGGAGGTTCAGCTACATAGCCTtttttaaaataaataaataataccCAAAAAAAGCCTAGATATAGTCAAAGTATACCctacaaacatgcaaatttcagcaCAAACTACTTTATATggtaggctacacaaaaatgataaaagtGTGAATCTAAGTCTATCAAGTAGTGCATATTTCAAAACTATAACTTTGTTGGATTATATATTTTTGTGTACCTTAGAATATAAAGAATTTTGCATGCTTGCGGGACACATCATTGACTACACCTAAACAtccttttgaatttttttgaaacttataaATATGATATTcgaattttcaataatgaaaagctACGTGTAGCTCGACCTCCATTTTGTTCACACTGGGAAACTTATGTGTAGTCTCGATATACATGCACACCCCAATTTTCTCAAAGCATATATACATCAGTAACAATCCTCCACATGACTAGAACAAAATAATGACCATGGTTAACAACAACCGAAGTGTTATATCCCAAAGTATAATTGGATTGAGTTGACATGATTCACCGAAATATAACATAATTTTGTGATCGAGTAGTGGAAGAATCAGATATTGGGAATACAATTAGAAAATCACGAGGCGTGGAACAAGATGAACTTGGGGCGGAAGAAGGAGATTGCATCGATTCAAATTATGAAATAATCTCTAGAAAAATACCGACATTTATGAAGTTTTGTTTGTTTTCTCTCTAATTACGAAATGTGACGCATGACATGTTTAACAAGTGTCACAATGGTAGAGTTTTAGTGCAATTTCTTCTACAGCGCGGGTGTGGGGAGGTTGTACGTGCATTTATTTTCGAGAttcaaaatttcaaaataaaatattTTATGATCGTTTGTCTGAATTGATGATTTTTTACTTCTAAAACTATACTTTGGACTCTAATTTTTATTGTACTTGTACTTTGATTTATGTGTACTTGTACTCTAATTTTAGTGTACCGTTCTTTTTACGCATGGATGGTTATGCTCTCGACGTGACACGTGGCGCGATTAGGGAGGTTGGTGGGAGAAACCCCGTAGCTAACTTTACCCTGGCCACCTACCCTCACTACCTCCTTATCACCCACACCTTATCCTCCACATCTTGTTCCTCCccacttctcttcctcctccctcTCTTTCTCACACCCAAGTTGGCCGACCGATCTGCGACCTCATCCTCTCCTCACCTGTGTGACTGCCGCCTGCCTTGGCCCCGCCGGCCTAAGGCTCCTCCTCTCCTCCTGTCCTATGCGACGGCCTAGGGGCCTCCCACTCTCCCCACCGACCTCTGCCTCCACCTTCACGCGCCCTGCCCCGGCGACCTTCGCCTCCACGCGCCCTGCCTCGGCGACCTCGgcctctgcctctgcctccacgcaCCCTATCCCAGCGACCTCAGCCTCCACGCACCTTACCCCGGTgacatcctcctcctccacccaccatACCCCGGCCATGGAGCCAAAATAGGAGCAAAACGAACGAGCAAAAATTATTAATTCGAGAAAAGGCAAAAAGAAAaacgaaaaaaaaatcaaatttcaaAAATTTATCCGTGGTGCACCGATTTTCCTTACCGGTGACACGCCAGGTGGTGCGCCACGACTATCTGCATTACCTGTGGTGCACCGAACCATGCACCACGGCTAGTTAGGTGTGGCGTGTTAGCCGTAAATATGATCCAACttgtcttgagattgacgaaatcAACAGAGGGACCTTACTGTTGACAAAAACATCACCTCCCGCCGAAGAATATTCCATCTTTATGCTCGGTTTGATCCTTGGTGTGCCCTCCTAACCATCTTATTATAGGTTGGTTCTCCAATTGTATCTAGGATTTTGCTCCACGCCAGGCCTAGACCATGTCGAGAAAGTGGTCTTCCACCAGAAACTGCGCACCTATGACTCAATTTATATGTACAAGGCACGATCGGTCATGGACATGATCGCTTAAATTATCGGGAACGATTGTTATGATTTACGAGGCGCTCTGTTCTGTCAAGAAGCTTGGCACCATCCGCACCACACCGTTCTCACACTCCCTGCCGCTCATCGGCCAATTTACCAGTTGCACGTCAAGTATGTGTCACTTCACGGAGTACTTAACGAGAAGGTCTTCAGTCATCAACATGCTGGATTCGTCGAAACCATGTGAGTTGATCGCAAGTGCAAGATGAAGGAACCAGTGagctgttgaaatattgggcccacactAAGTGGTCCAtagtagatttcagatttccctgTAAATCTCAaatcccacatagtggcagccttgtgagtttgagcccaagttgttggcagctcactagggagtggcaagaggtgggaagtttagtcccacatggaaagttgggaggaagttagaccaccttataaggtgggttgttccaccactagtaagtgagtaagaataggagtggttcacgcgcgctcctcctcctcctcgctcgactcatctcgactcgactcgactcgactcgcgtcgcgctcgtggtgagtggattgagcctcaagCCGTGATGAAGAGCACCGcctgacttggacggaaggcgacccgtgatgaagagcttgagcagtcgcgcagagcgcttcccaaaaacctaattcgccctctcccgtacaggattgcaaggacgagcggttccggagacctgctctcccgttcgccgatgcacgtcggtgcatgggatggagtaggctacgatggcggcgtaagcagagagaggtggaaactctaactcgtgtattagatgtgtttctgcggtagccgggcaggagattatataggctcaggaaaccctaCGCAACGTGGGGCACGCCCACGCAGCGCGcatgtttcgagtcggttacagatagcccatggtccgggagcgacccgaaccgactaactgtgacgcgtccgtctaggactcaatTCGTTTTCCTGAACTGCAAAAAGAATGGAaaatctcggctcgaggctcaatccactcaccacgagcgcggcgcgcgtcgtgacgtgacgtgtcgagtcgagtcgagacgagacgagcgaggaggaggaggagcgcgcgtgaaccactcctattcttactacttagtagtggtggaacaacccaccttataatgtggtctaacttcctcccaactttccatgtgggactaaacttcccacctcttgccactccctagtgagctgccaccaacttggactcaaactcacaaggctgccactatgtaggCTTTGAGGTTTatagggaaatctgaaatctactaTGGGCCACTTagtgtgggcccaatatttcaacaatccaccagatctcaaatccccatttagagatttaccaatactctgtgcttgtttatataccagtgtttcagcggagactgttaagttgaacttccgcctagaaccttaagctacatccattcacacttgaacaatggactaagccttgaaatgcaagttttgcgtgatcagggtttcactcaaagtcatgaccagtacatggctgccagtatcctaccccgcg includes the following:
- the LOC127308589 gene encoding uncharacterized protein is translated as MGQALRRLFDNFFSTKEMRVVMLGLDAAGKTTILYRLHMGEVLSTVPTVGFNVEKVQYKNVAFTVWDVGGQEKLRPLWKMYLSNSDALIYVVDSLDRERIGDARQEFQTIIKDPLMANSIILILANKQDLRGSMSPEEVSEGMGLHDLKNRIWHIQGTCALRGEGLYDGLDWLASTLKQLQETGHATSVAGPSI